From the genome of Thauera chlorobenzoica:
TCCCAAAAAGCCAGCCAGCGATGCTGATCGCTGCCCAGGCGAGGAGTCCCATCAACAAGAGCAGGAAGGCGGCGATGAGAATCCAGGTTTTGCGACTGATGGAAGACAGGCCGCTCAAAAGGTTACGAAATAGCGGGTGTGCGAATGCGTTCATTGCTGTGACTCCATCTTGAACAAAGGGTTGAAACAGGCGCCCACCTTAAAGCGTGCCCGGGTTTTGATAAAGACGAATTATGGTTAATAATATTTCGGATAATTCCGATAGGTTGATATGAACCTCAAGCATCTTCATGTGTTCTGGACGGTTTCCCGTCTCGGAGGAGTCAGCCGGGCGGCGGATCAACTCGGTCTCACGCCACAAACCGTCAGTGGTCATCTTCGTCACCTCGAAAAGGAATTGGGGGCCGTTCTGTTTCGTCCGGCCGGTCGCGGTCTGGAACTGACCGAGGCCGGGCACCTTGCCCTGTCTTACACCGATGAAATCCTGAAGCTCGGCGGGGAAATGAAGCAGGCCTTGTCCGCGTCGCTGCAAAGTCCGATGCCGGTGCTGCGTTTGGGGATCACGGATGTCGTTCCCAAGTCGTTTGCCTACCGCTTGCTGGCACCCGTGGGCAAGTTGCCGGATCCGGTGAGACTGGTTTGCCGGGAAGGCAGTCTGGACGTGTTACTGGCCGAGTTGGCCTTGCAGCGAATCGACATGGTCGTGGCAGACCGTCCGATGCCGTCCGGTTTGGCGATTCGGGGTCATAGCCACAAATTGGGCGAGAGTGCGCTGGCTTTTTTCGGGACCGACTCGCTGTGCAATGATCAGGGTGAATTTCCGGGCTGCCTGAATGGCGCGCCGCTGCTCCTTCCCGGATCGCACGCCGCGATTCGTGGTCATATCGATTACTGGTTAAATGACCAGCGTTTGATGCCGCGTTTGATGGGTGAGTTCGACGATAGCGCACTGATGAAAGCCTTTGGGCAGGCCGGCGCCGGGTTCTTTCCGGCACCCGCCATCCTTGCTGATGAAATATGCGCGCGCTATGAGGTCCGATGCATCGGCCGGGTCGATGACCTGCATGAAGTATTCTGGGCCATTACCGCCGAACGAAGGATCAGTCACCCCGCGATCATGACGGTGATGGAATCTGCCCGTGTGGCGTTGTTTCCCGGGGCGAATCACGCAACAGATCAACTTCCCTGATCAGAAGGCATCATGCAGTCAGACAAACAACGGATTCACAGAGCACTACCATCAATCACCTGGAGCGCGATTCTTCTTGTCTGGAATACGTGCTGATGTTTCGTGACCTCAAACTTGGCGTGGAGTTGAACCATGATCGATGAAGGGTCACCCATTCCGTGGGTCTTGGCAGGCCCGATCCTGCGACAATGCGCGCCGACTCGGCTGGTGTGCTGGCTGGCGGTGCGCGAGCCGGTCCGTTTGCGCATTCGTCTCGATCCCGACGAAGGGGCGTCACAAGAACGGGTGCTCGTTCCCGGTGCACCGGGTTGCCGGTTGCTGACCGCCGGAACGCACCTCCACTATCTGTTGATCGACCTGCACTTCGATACCCCCTTGCCGCAGGATTGCTGGATCGGCTACACGGTGGCACTGCAAAGCCTGACGGCGGTCGATGACGCGTGGCTTGAGCATGTGGATTGGGCGACCGAGCTGTGTTACCCCGACAAACAGTCCCCCGGCTTCGTGCTGCCCTCGCGCATTCACAGCCTGCTGCATGGATCATGCCGCAAGCCGCATCATGCCGGCGGTGATGGTCTCATCGAGGCTGATCGTCTGCTGGAAGATCTGCTTGCGCGGAAGGTGTCGCCGACAGACGGCGCCGCGCCGTCGGAAGCGCCCGATGCGCTGCCCGTCTGGCCGTCGGTGTTGATAATGACCGGCGATCAGGTCTATGCCGACGATGTAGCCGGCCCGATGCTGCACGCGATTCATCAGGTGATCGCGCGACTCGGCCTGCCCGATGAGCCGCTGGCCGGCGGTGAGCTGAGCGGCGCCGACAGCGCGCAGGCGCTTTACCGCCATCCGGCTGGATTTTACCGTCGCGAAACCCTGTTGCCGCGCCATGCGCGCAACTACGCACTGGTCGAGGTGTTGTTCGGCGGCGTGGAGAAGCCGGTGTTCACCACCGACAGCGCCCACAATCATCTGATCTCGCTCGGCGAGGTGCTGGCAATGTATCTGTTGGTGTGGTCGCCGGCCCTGTGGTCGCAGATCGACCTCACGCCGCCTGCCCATCTGGATGC
Proteins encoded in this window:
- the nhaR gene encoding transcriptional activator NhaR, which codes for MNLKHLHVFWTVSRLGGVSRAADQLGLTPQTVSGHLRHLEKELGAVLFRPAGRGLELTEAGHLALSYTDEILKLGGEMKQALSASLQSPMPVLRLGITDVVPKSFAYRLLAPVGKLPDPVRLVCREGSLDVLLAELALQRIDMVVADRPMPSGLAIRGHSHKLGESALAFFGTDSLCNDQGEFPGCLNGAPLLLPGSHAAIRGHIDYWLNDQRLMPRLMGEFDDSALMKAFGQAGAGFFPAPAILADEICARYEVRCIGRVDDLHEVFWAITAERRISHPAIMTVMESARVALFPGANHATDQLP
- a CDS encoding metallophosphoesterase family protein, translated to MIDEGSPIPWVLAGPILRQCAPTRLVCWLAVREPVRLRIRLDPDEGASQERVLVPGAPGCRLLTAGTHLHYLLIDLHFDTPLPQDCWIGYTVALQSLTAVDDAWLEHVDWATELCYPDKQSPGFVLPSRIHSLLHGSCRKPHHAGGDGLIEADRLLEDLLARKVSPTDGAAPSEAPDALPVWPSVLIMTGDQVYADDVAGPMLHAIHQVIARLGLPDEPLAGGELSGADSAQALYRHPAGFYRRETLLPRHARNYALVEVLFGGVEKPVFTTDSAHNHLISLGEVLAMYLLVWSPALWSQIDLTPPAHLDADSLKRYNAERDVIEAFVAGLPAVRRLFAHLPTAMIFDDHDITDDWNLSREWEEVAYGHPFSRRVIGNAVFGYLINQAWGNHPDAFDAQLLDQVQVSLETPGAEAHDALIERLLRFDRWHYTWPTQPPLVVMDCRTHRWRSESAARK